One Thiocapsa bogorovii DNA segment encodes these proteins:
- a CDS encoding HEPN domain-containing protein: MTPQIEAVLRKAAEKRRVAEMLVTNGAWDDAVSRAYYAAFHAVSALHLSQGNSFSSHAQSIGRFNKEFVRTGIFPSEFTAILTRLFEDRQSGDYDLAGLITEEEAKRDVGDANRMLKAIDGYLRHGWVRIHIEEEGQE; the protein is encoded by the coding sequence GTGACACCTCAAATCGAGGCGGTGCTGCGAAAAGCCGCCGAGAAACGACGTGTCGCCGAAATGCTCGTGACGAACGGCGCCTGGGACGATGCGGTATCCCGAGCCTATTACGCGGCCTTTCATGCCGTCAGCGCTTTGCATCTGTCGCAGGGCAATTCATTTTCATCGCATGCGCAGTCGATAGGGCGATTCAATAAGGAGTTCGTGCGAACAGGTATTTTCCCCAGTGAGTTTACAGCTATACTGACGCGCCTGTTCGAGGATCGTCAAAGCGGCGATTACGATTTAGCTGGATTGATCACCGAAGAAGAAGCAAAACGGGATGTGGGCGATGCAAATCGCATGCTCAAAGCAATCGACGGTTATTTACGCCACGGATGGGTACGGATCCACATAGAGGAAGAAGGCCAAGAATGA
- a CDS encoding antitoxin family protein gives MTQHLRAIYEDGVFRPLEPICLKDHQEVTLVLEITESLQGNEAESLPIWEFAAELARDVPVEEWSNLPSDGATELDHYLYGSKKTR, from the coding sequence ATGACTCAACATCTACGAGCGATTTACGAGGACGGGGTGTTCCGCCCGCTTGAACCGATCTGCCTCAAAGATCACCAAGAGGTCACGTTGGTATTGGAGATAACCGAATCGCTTCAGGGAAATGAAGCGGAATCACTCCCGATCTGGGAGTTTGCCGCCGAACTTGCGCGCGATGTTCCCGTTGAGGAGTGGAGCAACCTTCCATCAGACGGCGCGACGGAGCTCGATCACTATCTCTATGGATCGAAAAAAACCCGCTAA
- a CDS encoding DUF1800 domain-containing protein yields MNAISPKPSTQIPWLLAAWIALPLPAAALSPDETRHLLDRTAFGAHPEMLADFAPLDRTGAVERILAVTPGTPPRPAWVDDRPFPDRTLLADLPETERLAARQAQNKQRTEHQRALQDGWMQWMLVTEAPLVERMTLFWHNHFTSQLRTVSSPQLMWRQHDLLRRHALGNYADLLRAIVTDPAMLIYLDGRQNRKDRPNENFARELLELFTLGEGHYTEADVKAAARALSGWKLHPTSGTARFDPRRHDDGVKTFLGRTGPWGADDIVAILLEQPRAADWVVEKLWIEFISPQPDPAEVSRLAAVFRDSGYEIRPLLHALLTSDAFWADAHRGTLIKSPIEIVVGTVRRFDLPDPNPRRLVTLGTEMGQTLFEPPDVKGWPGQTDWIDTDRLLARERFLRSITRDLADRSAGTGRAWSALDAATATHLLWPVSDPAPATAAAPQPPEDPPHAEADTRVELIAAILDPRYQLK; encoded by the coding sequence GTGAACGCGATAAGCCCCAAGCCCTCCACACAGATACCCTGGCTGCTCGCCGCCTGGATCGCGTTACCGCTCCCCGCAGCGGCCTTGAGCCCGGATGAAACCCGCCATCTCCTGGATCGGACGGCATTCGGCGCGCATCCCGAGATGCTCGCGGACTTCGCCCCGCTGGACCGCACCGGTGCCGTCGAGCGCATCCTGGCGGTCACTCCCGGCACGCCCCCGCGCCCGGCCTGGGTGGACGATCGACCGTTTCCGGACCGCACCCTCCTCGCCGATCTGCCGGAAACCGAGCGGCTTGCCGCGCGTCAGGCTCAGAACAAGCAACGTACCGAGCATCAACGCGCCCTGCAAGACGGCTGGATGCAGTGGATGCTCGTCACCGAGGCACCCCTCGTCGAGCGCATGACGCTCTTCTGGCACAACCACTTCACCTCCCAACTGCGCACCGTCAGCTCGCCCCAGCTCATGTGGCGCCAGCATGACTTGCTGCGCCGGCACGCGCTGGGAAACTACGCCGACCTCTTGCGGGCCATCGTCACCGACCCGGCCATGCTGATCTATCTCGACGGCCGACAAAACCGCAAGGACCGACCCAACGAGAACTTCGCCCGCGAGCTGCTCGAGCTGTTCACCCTGGGCGAAGGACACTACACCGAAGCCGATGTCAAAGCCGCCGCCCGCGCCCTGAGCGGATGGAAACTCCACCCGACGAGCGGCACCGCGCGCTTCGACCCGCGCCGGCACGACGACGGCGTCAAGACCTTCCTCGGCCGCACCGGACCCTGGGGCGCCGACGACATCGTCGCCATCCTGCTCGAGCAACCCCGCGCGGCCGATTGGGTGGTCGAGAAGCTCTGGATCGAGTTCATCTCCCCGCAACCGGATCCGGCTGAGGTGTCGCGCCTCGCCGCCGTGTTCCGCGACAGCGGCTACGAGATCCGGCCCCTGCTCCACGCCCTTCTGACCTCCGACGCCTTTTGGGCCGACGCGCATCGCGGCACCCTGATCAAATCGCCCATCGAGATCGTCGTCGGCACCGTCCGCCGTTTCGACCTCCCGGACCCGAATCCGCGGCGTCTGGTCACCCTCGGCACCGAAATGGGCCAAACCCTCTTCGAGCCACCCGACGTCAAAGGCTGGCCCGGCCAGACCGACTGGATCGACACCGACCGCCTGTTGGCGCGCGAGCGCTTCCTGCGCAGCATCACCCGCGATCTGGCCGACCGCAGCGCAGGCACCGGCCGCGCCTGGTCCGCGCTCGACGCAGCGACGGCGACGCACCTCCTCTGGCCGGTCTCCGATCCCGCGCCGGCAACCGCGGCAGCACCCCAACCGCCCGAGGATCCGCCGCACGCCGAGGCCGATACCCGCGTCGAGCTCATCGCCGCGATTCTCGATCCACGTTATCAGCTCAAGTGA
- the relB gene encoding type II toxin-antitoxin system RelB family antitoxin, producing MATSVRLDPAIEERLKHLAALTGRTKAFYLRELVERGIDDLEDYYLADAIMERVRKGEELTYSLEDVERELGLAD from the coding sequence ATGGCGACATCTGTTCGGCTCGATCCAGCGATCGAGGAACGACTTAAGCACTTGGCGGCATTAACCGGCCGCACCAAGGCGTTCTATCTGCGTGAGTTGGTCGAGCGCGGCATCGATGACTTAGAGGACTACTACCTGGCGGATGCGATCATGGAGCGCGTTCGCAAGGGTGAAGAGCTGACCTACAGCCTAGAGGACGTGGAGCGCGAGCTTGGCCTGGCGGATTGA
- a CDS encoding type II toxin-antitoxin system VapC family toxin — protein sequence MRTLFADTCYWIALLNPRDQLHDRAVRVSQLLRAARIVTTDEVLTEFLNYFSDRGILLRQAATRMAAQMQVDRRIHIEPQSRETFEAGFRFFRARRDKGYSLTDCISMDRMLKMQITEALTNDGHFNQEGFSCLLREDVQWEI from the coding sequence ATGCGAACCCTGTTTGCCGATACCTGTTACTGGATCGCCTTACTGAATCCCCGAGACCAGTTGCATGACCGCGCTGTTCGCGTCAGCCAGTTGCTCCGAGCGGCTCGAATCGTAACGACCGACGAGGTGCTCACAGAGTTTCTGAACTATTTTAGTGATCGCGGTATTTTGCTACGCCAAGCCGCAACCCGGATGGCTGCGCAGATGCAAGTCGACAGAAGGATTCACATCGAACCGCAATCCCGTGAGACTTTTGAGGCCGGCTTCAGATTCTTCCGCGCGAGACGCGATAAGGGCTACAGCCTGACAGACTGCATTTCCATGGATCGCATGCTGAAAATGCAAATCACCGAAGCGCTGACCAATGACGGGCATTTCAACCAAGAGGGTTTTTCCTGTCTGTTGCGCGAAGATGTGCAATGGGAAATCTGA
- a CDS encoding IS256 family transposase, translating to MSDDTSTGARRARGDRGEVLAELGLPLEELVRRGARDILQRAIEAEVEQLLEEFAGVSLMDGRRAVVRNGYLPAREILTTVGPVEVQVPKVRDRSGAGVKFNSALAPPYVRRSARVAAALPWLYLKGISSGDLGEALEVLVGEDAKGLSAAALGRLKAAWAEEYKDWTQRSLEGRQYAYWWVDGIYTTLRESDDPKLCLLVIIGVRPDGTKEWVAIVDGLRESTESWLDVLRDLKARGLQTGPRLAVGDGALGFWGALEQVYPETAHQRCWFHKMGNVLNALPKSLQGKAKADLQAIWMAPTRKQADQAFKRFINRYGAKYPKATEKLEKDREALLAFFAFPAEHWVHLRTTNPIESTFATVRHRTGRTKNCVTRATFLGLAFKMSEEAAKTWRRIRAPEKVAELLGGTRYEDGIPVSDDPPETQEEQREAA from the coding sequence ATGAGCGACGATACGAGTACGGGGGCCCGCCGTGCAAGAGGGGATCGGGGCGAGGTGCTGGCCGAGCTGGGCCTGCCGCTGGAGGAGCTGGTGCGCCGCGGGGCGCGCGACATCCTGCAGCGGGCCATCGAGGCGGAGGTGGAGCAGCTGCTCGAGGAGTTTGCCGGGGTGTCGCTGATGGACGGACGCCGGGCGGTGGTGCGCAACGGTTATCTGCCGGCGCGCGAGATCCTCACCACGGTGGGTCCGGTGGAGGTGCAGGTGCCCAAGGTACGCGACCGCTCCGGGGCCGGGGTGAAGTTCAACTCCGCGCTGGCCCCGCCGTACGTGCGCCGCAGTGCCCGGGTCGCCGCGGCGCTGCCGTGGCTCTATCTGAAGGGGATCTCCAGCGGCGACCTCGGGGAGGCGTTGGAGGTGCTGGTGGGAGAGGACGCCAAAGGGCTCTCCGCGGCGGCTCTGGGCCGGCTCAAGGCCGCGTGGGCCGAGGAGTACAAGGACTGGACCCAGCGCAGCCTCGAAGGCCGGCAGTACGCCTACTGGTGGGTCGACGGCATCTACACGACACTGCGCGAGAGCGACGATCCCAAGCTCTGCCTGCTGGTGATCATCGGGGTGCGGCCCGACGGCACCAAGGAGTGGGTCGCCATCGTCGACGGGTTGCGTGAATCCACCGAATCCTGGCTCGATGTGCTGCGCGATCTGAAGGCACGTGGTCTGCAGACGGGTCCGCGCTTGGCCGTCGGCGACGGGGCGCTGGGGTTCTGGGGTGCGCTTGAGCAGGTCTACCCCGAGACCGCGCATCAGCGCTGCTGGTTCCACAAGATGGGCAACGTGCTCAATGCCTTGCCCAAGTCGTTGCAAGGCAAGGCGAAGGCGGATCTGCAGGCGATCTGGATGGCGCCGACCCGCAAGCAGGCCGACCAAGCCTTTAAGCGCTTCATCAACCGCTATGGGGCCAAATATCCCAAGGCCACCGAGAAGCTCGAGAAGGACCGCGAGGCCCTGCTCGCCTTCTTCGCCTTCCCGGCCGAGCACTGGGTGCACCTGCGCACCACCAACCCCATCGAGTCGACCTTCGCCACCGTGCGCCATCGCACCGGCCGGACCAAGAACTGCGTCACCCGCGCGACCTTCCTCGGCCTGGCCTTCAAGATGAGCGAAGAGGCCGCCAAGACCTGGCGGCGCATCCGTGCCCCCGAGAAAGTGGCCGAACTGCTCGGCGGGACACGTTACGAAGACGGGATTCCGGTGTCCGACGACCCACCGGAGACCCAAGAGGAGCAACGGGAAGCCGCCTGA
- a CDS encoding DUF1501 domain-containing protein, which translates to MAKLFLNHDRASEPKFKLRAPSFADPSSLDTTPTPFPKNAIGRQLQEAARMLQAGMTIPVFKVRIGSFDAHANQLVRHERFLAQLADALAAFCQTLRHRGHWDRVLVMNDSEFGLRPAENASGGTDHGTAAPHLVPGGRVKGGLYGEMPNLGRLVLQCRDSETVRDQSRCRCRWPITTTTTTTNGLDTSAVLH; encoded by the coding sequence ATGGCTAAGTTATTCCTGAACCATGACCGAGCGTCAGAGCCGAAATTCAAGCTGCGGGCGCCGAGTTTCGCCGATCCATCGAGCCTCGACACCACGCCCACACCCTTCCCCAAGAACGCCATCGGCCGTCAACTCCAAGAAGCGGCACGCATGCTCCAAGCCGGCATGACCATCCCCGTCTTCAAGGTCCGGATCGGGAGCTTCGACGCCCACGCCAACCAACTCGTGCGCCACGAGCGCTTCCTGGCCCAGTTGGCCGACGCCCTGGCGGCCTTTTGCCAAACGCTCCGACACCGCGGACATTGGGATCGTGTGCTGGTGATGAACGACTCGGAATTCGGACTCCGGCCCGCCGAGAACGCCAGCGGCGGGACCGACCACGGCACGGCCGCGCCGCATCTCGTGCCGGGCGGGCGGGTCAAGGGCGGGCTCTATGGCGAGATGCCGAATCTCGGTAGACTAGTGCTGCAGTGCAGAGATTCCGAGACCGTCCGAGATCAATCACGTTGTCGTTGTCGATGGCCGATTACGACCACGACAACGACAACGAACGGTCTCGACACATCTGCCGTGCTGCACTAG
- a CDS encoding DUF1501 domain-containing protein: MQRRDVLRLSGLSIALPTVSMAAPPIASPQPTTPQPSRSLVLIELKGGNDGLNTLIPYTDPEYARLRPNLAIAPTRVLDLNDRVGLHPALRPLMSAWDAGELAWIQGVGYPRPNRSHFRSMDIWETGSASDEVLDQGWLARALPIRALGDLPDMVVLGGDDGPARGGDLRIITLASAERFVDDARRLQPLDAPPADRTPALDHLLSKRSITSDPS; this comes from the coding sequence ATGCAACGTCGCGATGTCCTACGCCTGTCCGGTCTGAGCATAGCGCTCCCCACGGTGTCCATGGCCGCGCCGCCCATCGCATCCCCGCAACCGACCACGCCGCAGCCCAGCCGATCGCTCGTCCTGATCGAGCTCAAAGGCGGCAACGACGGACTCAATACCCTGATCCCCTACACCGATCCGGAGTACGCCCGCCTGCGCCCCAATCTCGCCATCGCCCCGACCCGCGTCCTCGACCTAAACGATCGCGTTGGCCTGCACCCCGCACTGCGCCCCTTGATGTCCGCCTGGGACGCCGGAGAGCTGGCCTGGATACAGGGCGTCGGCTATCCCCGGCCCAATCGCTCCCATTTTCGCTCCATGGACATCTGGGAGACCGGCTCGGCCAGCGACGAGGTGCTGGACCAAGGCTGGCTCGCCCGCGCACTCCCGATCCGCGCCCTCGGCGACCTGCCGGACATGGTCGTGCTCGGAGGCGACGACGGACCCGCGCGCGGCGGCGACCTGCGGATCATCACCCTGGCGTCCGCCGAACGGTTCGTCGACGACGCCCGGCGTCTTCAGCCGCTCGACGCACCGCCCGCTGACCGGACCCCGGCGCTCGACCATCTACTGAGCAAACGTTCAATAACAAGCGATCCATCTTAG
- a CDS encoding DUF1501 domain-containing protein — MHRRDVLRLAGLSMALPTVSIAAPPVASPQPTAPHPTRSLVLLELKGGNDGLNTLIPYADPQYARLRPTLAIAPARVIDLNDRLGLHPALRPVMPAWDAGELAWIQGVGYPRPNRSHFRSIDIWETGSDSDEVLEQGWLARALPIRAPGDLPDVVVLGGDDGPARGGDLRIITLASAERFVDDARRLQPLDATPAHLTPALDHLLTVRAATQAAGAEFRRSIERLDTTPTPFPKSPIGRQLQEAARMLQAGMAIPVVKVQIGSFDTHANQLKRQERLLAQLADALAAFRQTLRHTGHWDRVLVMSYSEFGRRPDENASGGTDHGTAAPHLVLGGRVKGGLYGEMPDLNALEKSVLRNTVDYRQLYDTVAARWWDNLPASTGMTSRDKTWL; from the coding sequence ATGCACCGTCGCGACGTCCTGCGCCTGGCCGGTCTGAGCATGGCACTCCCCACGGTGTCCATCGCCGCACCGCCCGTCGCATCTCCGCAACCAACCGCGCCGCATCCCACCCGATCGCTCGTCCTGCTCGAGCTCAAAGGCGGCAACGACGGACTCAATACCCTGATCCCCTACGCGGATCCGCAATACGCCCGCCTGCGCCCCACCCTCGCCATCGCCCCGGCCCGCGTCATCGACCTGAACGATCGCCTTGGCCTGCACCCCGCACTGCGCCCCGTGATGCCCGCCTGGGACGCCGGAGAGCTCGCCTGGATACAGGGCGTCGGCTATCCCCGGCCGAATCGCTCCCATTTTCGCTCCATCGACATCTGGGAGACCGGCTCGGACAGCGACGAGGTGCTCGAGCAAGGCTGGCTCGCTCGCGCACTGCCGATCCGCGCCCCCGGCGATCTGCCGGACGTGGTCGTGCTCGGAGGCGACGACGGACCCGCACGCGGCGGCGACCTGCGGATCATCACCCTGGCCTCCGCCGAGCGCTTCGTCGACGACGCCCGGCGCCTTCAGCCGCTCGACGCAACACCCGCGCACCTGACCCCGGCGCTCGACCATCTGCTCACCGTCAGAGCCGCGACCCAAGCCGCGGGCGCCGAGTTTCGCCGATCCATCGAGCGCCTCGACACCACGCCCACACCCTTCCCCAAAAGCCCCATCGGCCGTCAGCTCCAAGAGGCGGCGCGCATGCTCCAAGCCGGCATGGCCATCCCTGTCGTCAAGGTCCAGATCGGGAGCTTCGACACCCACGCCAACCAACTCAAGCGCCAGGAGCGCCTCTTGGCCCAGTTGGCCGACGCCCTGGCGGCCTTTCGCCAAACACTCCGACACACCGGACATTGGGATCGGGTCCTGGTGATGAGCTACTCGGAATTCGGACGCCGACCCGACGAGAACGCCAGCGGCGGGACCGATCACGGCACCGCCGCACCGCATCTCGTGCTGGGCGGGAGGGTCAAGGGCGGACTCTATGGCGAGATGCCGGATTTGAACGCACTGGAGAAGTCAGTCCTCCGGAATACTGTCGACTATCGGCAACTCTATGACACGGTTGCCGCGCGATGGTGGGATAATTTGCCAGCGAGTACCGGGATGACATCTCGAGACAAAACGTGGCTATAA
- a CDS encoding IS4 family transposase — MAPIIIADAGFKVPFYREVQALGWRWVGRVRGRDFVRLKSRWSSCKTLFARATATPTALGEGEWVRSNPLRAVFALVRRPPKGRRGKTTFGRRARSKASTQNARSAKEPWLLVASTRFAEWPAKRLVRLYAQRMQIEQSFRDMKNLHFGEGLERSRSRGTERFTVLVLIASLAAFLLWLIGTAAERAGIHRRLHPGNGKRRVYSRIFLARLLLILDSTRDVLDEVLTAIAPPDRWVASDHDALLADGVCGG, encoded by the coding sequence GTGGCGCCGATCATCATCGCCGACGCGGGCTTCAAAGTTCCCTTCTATCGCGAGGTGCAAGCCCTGGGCTGGCGCTGGGTCGGACGGGTGCGCGGGCGCGACTTCGTGCGGCTGAAGTCGCGCTGGAGCAGCTGCAAGACGCTTTTCGCGCGTGCGACGGCCACCCCGACGGCGCTCGGCGAGGGCGAGTGGGTGCGCAGCAATCCGCTGCGCGCCGTCTTCGCCTTGGTGCGTCGACCGCCCAAGGGCCGTCGCGGCAAGACCACCTTCGGGCGGCGAGCGCGCTCCAAGGCCAGCACGCAAAACGCCCGCAGCGCCAAAGAGCCCTGGCTGCTGGTCGCCTCGACCCGCTTCGCCGAGTGGCCGGCCAAGCGGCTGGTGCGCCTCTACGCCCAGCGCATGCAAATCGAGCAAAGCTTTCGCGACATGAAGAACTTACACTTCGGAGAGGGCTTGGAGCGTAGCCGCTCGCGCGGCACAGAACGCTTTACGGTGTTGGTGCTGATCGCCTCGCTGGCCGCGTTCCTGCTCTGGCTGATCGGTACCGCGGCCGAGCGCGCCGGCATCCACCGCCGGCTGCATCCGGGCAACGGCAAGCGTCGCGTCTACTCGCGGATCTTCCTCGCGCGTCTGCTGCTCATCCTCGACAGTACCCGCGATGTGCTCGATGAGGTGCTCACGGCCATCGCGCCACCGGACCGATGGGTTGCGAGCGACCATGACGCCCTGCTCGCCGACGGGGTTTGTGGGGGATGA
- a CDS encoding nucleotidyltransferase family protein translates to MSRPSKLMQTSSDDVPSAFAHEVRKRLGAHIKELRLFGSRARGDARNYSDYDMLVIVDRRSPEIRAAILDIEVDLIDRYDALVTSIVRTEKEWKQRQGSPLALNIEREGRLL, encoded by the coding sequence ATGAGCAGACCATCGAAGCTGATGCAAACATCCTCCGACGACGTACCATCCGCTTTTGCGCATGAAGTCCGCAAAAGACTGGGCGCACACATCAAGGAGCTGCGTCTCTTCGGCTCGCGTGCCCGAGGCGATGCTCGAAACTATTCCGACTATGACATGCTGGTGATCGTTGATCGTCGATCGCCGGAAATCCGCGCCGCGATTCTGGATATCGAAGTAGACTTGATCGACCGCTACGACGCATTGGTGACATCCATCGTCAGAACCGAAAAAGAATGGAAGCAGCGCCAAGGAAGTCCCCTGGCCCTCAACATCGAACGCGAGGGACGGTTGTTGTGA
- the ltrA gene encoding group II intron reverse transcriptase/maturase: MSTESRRLGEKARNDPRLVFSSLHHHVCDVDHLRACFEALPADRAVGIDGITKERYGANLEENLEALSSRLRNMGYRPQPKRRTYIPKPGSEKGRPLAISCFEDKLVELAIKRVLEPIYEVQFEDRSYGYRPGRSQHRCLDDLGRTIQQRRINYIVEADIRSFFDTIPHAKLMAVVAERIVDGPVLGLIRQWLKAPVIEEDEQGKRRPTGGKGNRRGTPQGGVASPLLANLYLHLLDRIWVRHDLERRLGARLVRYADDAVILCRHGTKKPMAVFTAVLEKLDLTLNVQKTHVVDARADGFDFLGFRIAWRTSRRSGKGYPHVEPSKRAEQRIKDRVTELTARRRTPVALRDMIGEVNHALRGWSGYFHYRNCSTVLGRVKTHAEERMRTQLRRRHKLQSRAQGYLRFPNAHVYDHLGLFKIPTTAGWTSAHASA; this comes from the coding sequence GTGAGCACAGAGTCGAGACGTCTAGGCGAGAAGGCGCGCAATGATCCACGGCTGGTCTTCAGCAGTCTTCATCATCATGTCTGCGATGTGGATCACCTGCGCGCCTGCTTCGAAGCACTGCCCGCGGATCGGGCAGTGGGGATTGATGGCATCACGAAGGAGCGCTACGGAGCGAACCTGGAGGAGAATCTCGAGGCGCTCTCGAGCAGGCTGAGGAACATGGGCTACCGGCCGCAACCGAAGCGGCGCACCTATATTCCCAAGCCGGGAAGCGAGAAAGGGCGACCGCTGGCCATCAGCTGCTTTGAAGACAAGCTGGTCGAGCTGGCGATCAAACGGGTTCTGGAACCCATCTACGAGGTGCAGTTCGAGGACCGCAGCTACGGCTATCGGCCGGGGCGCAGTCAACACCGATGCCTGGACGATCTCGGGCGGACCATCCAGCAGCGCCGTATCAACTATATTGTCGAGGCTGATATTCGCAGCTTCTTCGACACGATTCCCCATGCCAAGCTCATGGCCGTGGTGGCTGAACGCATTGTCGATGGTCCCGTGTTGGGACTCATCCGGCAATGGCTGAAAGCCCCGGTCATTGAGGAAGACGAGCAAGGCAAGCGCCGTCCCACGGGCGGAAAAGGGAATCGACGGGGAACCCCACAGGGCGGCGTCGCCTCACCCCTGTTGGCAAACCTGTATCTGCATCTCCTGGACCGGATCTGGGTGCGGCACGACTTGGAGCGTCGACTCGGCGCACGGCTGGTGCGCTATGCCGACGATGCGGTGATCCTCTGTCGCCACGGCACCAAGAAGCCCATGGCCGTCTTTACGGCGGTCCTCGAGAAGTTGGACCTCACGCTCAACGTGCAGAAAACCCATGTGGTCGATGCGCGCGCCGACGGGTTCGACTTCCTGGGGTTTCGGATTGCCTGGCGAACGAGCCGTCGCAGCGGCAAGGGTTACCCGCACGTGGAGCCATCGAAACGGGCCGAGCAACGCATCAAGGACCGGGTCACGGAACTGACCGCGCGTCGCCGAACCCCGGTGGCGCTCAGGGACATGATCGGCGAGGTCAACCACGCCCTCAGGGGCTGGTCAGGCTACTTCCACTACCGCAACTGCTCAACGGTTCTTGGTCGGGTAAAAACGCATGCCGAGGAGCGGATGCGTACGCAACTGCGTCGCCGCCACAAGCTCCAGAGCCGGGCGCAAGGATATCTGCGCTTTCCCAATGCGCATGTCTACGACCACCTCGGATTGTTCAAGATCCCAACCACCGCAGGCTGGACATCGGCGCATGCCTCGGCGTGA
- a CDS encoding transposase, with protein MYRKRLANDAALVLESLAPYREAITGLVVESTYNWYWLVDALVDAGYRVHLANTAAIVQYSGLKYSDDDSDAAWLAKLLRLGLLSEGSIDPKEQRAVRDLLRRRSRLVQQHTANVLAVQNLFSRNRGRSPSANAIRRLTPERAGELLPDANLAPAVQSTLLAMRGQEAAIDLLEHEACAQVKGRPEYRHLLGTSGIGQVLGLTILLETGPIERFARVGNYASYSRLVGSERLSNGKRKGRGNTKSGNKYLAWADLEAANFAVRYSPAIKRYYQRKRAKTNGVVAIKTVAHKLGRACYSMLREGTNFDVDRAFA; from the coding sequence GTGTATCGCAAGCGGTTGGCGAACGACGCGGCGCTGGTGCTGGAATCCTTGGCACCGTATCGCGAAGCGATCACGGGCCTGGTTGTGGAGTCGACCTACAACTGGTACTGGCTGGTCGACGCCTTGGTGGATGCGGGCTATCGGGTGCACTTGGCCAACACCGCGGCGATCGTGCAGTACAGCGGGCTAAAGTACAGCGACGACGATTCCGACGCCGCCTGGCTGGCCAAGCTGCTGCGCCTGGGGCTGTTGTCGGAGGGCTCTATCGACCCCAAGGAACAGCGTGCCGTGCGCGATCTGCTGCGACGGCGCAGTCGCCTGGTCCAGCAGCATACGGCCAACGTCCTGGCGGTGCAGAACCTGTTCTCGCGCAACCGCGGGCGCTCGCCGAGTGCCAATGCGATCCGACGCCTGACGCCCGAGAGGGCAGGCGAGCTGCTGCCCGATGCGAATCTGGCTCCGGCGGTCCAAAGCACCCTGCTGGCCATGCGTGGCCAAGAGGCGGCGATCGATCTGTTGGAGCACGAGGCCTGCGCGCAGGTCAAAGGCCGGCCCGAGTACCGGCATCTGCTCGGCACCAGCGGCATCGGTCAGGTGCTGGGGTTGACGATCCTGTTGGAAACCGGACCGATCGAGCGCTTTGCCCGCGTCGGCAATTATGCCTCCTATAGCCGTCTCGTCGGCAGCGAGCGGCTCTCCAACGGCAAACGCAAGGGCCGGGGCAACACCAAGAGCGGCAACAAATATCTGGCCTGGGCCGATCTGGAGGCGGCCAACTTCGCGGTGCGCTACAGCCCCGCGATCAAGCGCTATTACCAGCGCAAGCGCGCCAAGACCAACGGCGTGGTCGCCATCAAGACGGTGGCGCACAAGCTGGGACGGGCCTGTTACTCCATGCTGCGCGAGGGGACCAACTTCGATGTCGATCGGGCCTTCGCCTGA